The proteins below are encoded in one region of Fimbriimonadaceae bacterium:
- the csrA gene encoding carbon storage regulator CsrA, with protein sequence MLVLTRKVNQSIVIGDGVEVVVLEVRGEQVRLGIKAPRNVAVHRKEIYDQILAENEAAGQTRPEDVPET encoded by the coding sequence ATGCTGGTCCTGACCAGAAAAGTAAACCAGAGCATCGTGATAGGCGACGGCGTCGAAGTCGTCGTCCTGGAAGTCCGGGGCGAACAGGTGCGGCTGGGCATCAAAGCGCCGCGCAACGTGGCCGTCCACCGAAAGGAGATCTACGACCAGATCCTGGCCGAGAACGAGGCCGCGGGCCAGACCCGGCCGGAAGACGTCCCCGAAACTTGA
- the fliW gene encoding flagellar assembly protein FliW, whose translation MTQHQTVTLDTPRFGEIEFDPVDVLEFPEGLVGLPAMRQFLVIPHRSAGPFFWLQSVEEPGFAVLTVDPEIYQPGYSTQILKVLGREPVDGPTELVYTVCTIPPGDPNGMTLNLAGPIVINTATGKARQIVLESDAYPVRYPAFRRLKEAA comes from the coding sequence ATGACGCAGCACCAAACCGTGACGTTGGACACGCCCCGCTTCGGCGAGATCGAATTTGATCCGGTCGATGTCTTGGAGTTTCCGGAAGGGCTCGTCGGGCTTCCGGCGATGCGCCAGTTCCTGGTGATCCCGCACCGCTCTGCCGGCCCCTTTTTCTGGCTGCAAAGCGTGGAAGAGCCGGGTTTCGCCGTCTTGACCGTCGACCCGGAGATCTATCAGCCCGGATACAGCACGCAGATTCTTAAGGTGCTGGGCCGTGAACCAGTGGACGGACCGACGGAACTCGTCTATACTGTTTGCACGATCCCGCCGGGCGATCCAAACGGGATGACGTTGAACCTCGCGGGGCCCATCGTCATCAATACCGCGACCGGGAAGGCGCGCCAGATCGTTTTGGAGTCGGACGCGTACCCGGTGCGCTACCCGGCCTTCAGACGGTTGAAGGAAGCGGCCTGA
- the flgL gene encoding flagellar hook-associated protein FlgL, whose protein sequence is MRISTGYQYQSLTKQIQQSYSRWISAQQQVATGKAFQRPSDNPAAMQSLLPAQTLLSRIERLDKNLLAADDYLGNTENTLSEVGTMLQRARTLALNGANAATTKEARDGMATEVAEIQRRLVDLANSRGSNGQYIFAGQKTTTKPFTVNPPGLDYNGDQNPILIETRIGEQTQVNTQADTFFQGAYSDLENLKNDLLGANQSRLGDLDVQALADRHQESLVMRGNIGNKLQTVASLRENNSRLINETKKRISELSEVDFTEAVTQMTQAQTAYQAALQVTSRANQLSLMDFLR, encoded by the coding sequence ATGAGGATTAGCACCGGATACCAGTACCAGTCCCTGACAAAGCAGATCCAGCAAAGCTATTCGCGCTGGATCAGCGCCCAGCAACAGGTGGCGACGGGCAAGGCCTTCCAGCGGCCGAGCGACAACCCGGCCGCGATGCAGTCGCTCCTCCCGGCGCAGACTTTGCTGAGCCGCATCGAGCGTCTCGACAAGAACCTCCTCGCCGCCGACGACTATCTCGGCAATACGGAAAACACCTTGAGCGAGGTGGGCACGATGCTCCAGCGGGCTCGGACGCTCGCCTTGAACGGGGCGAACGCCGCGACAACAAAGGAAGCGCGGGACGGGATGGCGACCGAGGTCGCCGAGATCCAACGCCGGCTCGTGGACCTCGCCAACAGCCGGGGCTCGAACGGCCAGTACATCTTTGCCGGTCAGAAGACCACGACGAAGCCCTTCACCGTGAACCCGCCCGGGCTGGACTACAACGGCGACCAGAACCCGATCCTGATCGAGACGCGGATCGGCGAGCAGACCCAGGTGAACACGCAGGCCGACACATTTTTCCAGGGAGCGTACAGCGACCTTGAGAACCTGAAGAACGACCTACTGGGCGCGAACCAGTCCCGGCTCGGCGACCTCGACGTCCAAGCCTTGGCCGACCGCCACCAGGAGTCGCTCGTGATGCGCGGCAACATCGGCAACAAGTTGCAGACGGTGGCCTCGTTGCGGGAGAACAACTCCCGCCTCATCAACGAGACGAAGAAGAGGATCTCCGAGCTTTCGGAAGTCGACTTCACCGAGGCCGTCACCCAGATGACCCAGGCCCAGACCGCCTACCAGGCTGCGCTCCAGGTCACCTCCCGGGCGAACCAGCTCAGCCTCATGGACTTTTTAAGATGA
- the flgK gene encoding flagellar hook-associated protein FlgK → MAGPFGGLNVASQALRSFQRALATSGHNLANVNTPGYSRQRVTFAMNEPIKFFEKGWRAVGQGVSVVGIQRIRDNYLEVSANKSTAELARLETTSGGLGRIEEIYSELGAGSISGALDKFFDSWSGLAANPSDTAARVDVRGAGQVLADRIRNSYGDLQSQQIDTHQQIKTAIQQVDLLAKKIDTLNKAVRASLGQDGENGDLLDQRDQAIRDLAGLVNVSTSTFPDGSIAVYAAGYTLVDSAGSRPFPQTYNSATGTVNDGSADYVVRGGTLAGLLSTHAAYENQKATLDGLANSLKSQINGIHSTGYNSYGATGVNFFNDGVPQTGAADFDLTTEIKSDVKNIAAGMTANPGDGAMAQALAGLRDTAITGLGNVTFHDYWRDNVSKLSGEVNYYSSLADTERSVNEQIQNRIQAVSGVSIDDEMADMVKFQRSYQAAARALTIFDQVAEDLISMVRR, encoded by the coding sequence ATGGCCGGCCCATTTGGTGGACTCAATGTTGCGAGCCAGGCCCTTCGGAGCTTCCAAAGGGCGCTCGCGACGTCGGGCCACAACCTTGCGAACGTGAACACCCCGGGTTATTCCCGGCAGCGTGTCACCTTTGCCATGAACGAACCGATCAAGTTCTTTGAGAAGGGCTGGCGGGCCGTGGGGCAGGGCGTGAGCGTCGTGGGCATCCAGCGTATCCGCGACAACTATCTGGAGGTCTCCGCAAACAAGAGCACGGCCGAACTGGCCCGGCTTGAGACGACTTCGGGCGGCCTCGGCCGCATCGAGGAGATCTATAGCGAGCTTGGGGCGGGTTCGATCTCAGGCGCCCTCGACAAGTTCTTCGATTCTTGGAGCGGCCTGGCCGCAAACCCTTCGGACACGGCCGCCCGGGTGGACGTGAGAGGGGCGGGGCAAGTCCTGGCGGACCGGATCCGCAACTCCTATGGCGACCTCCAGAGCCAGCAGATCGACACCCACCAGCAGATCAAGACGGCTATTCAGCAGGTCGACCTGCTCGCCAAGAAGATCGACACGCTGAACAAGGCGGTGCGGGCCTCCTTGGGCCAGGACGGCGAGAACGGCGACCTCCTGGACCAGCGCGACCAAGCGATCCGAGACCTCGCGGGACTGGTCAACGTCTCCACCTCGACCTTCCCAGACGGCTCGATCGCGGTCTATGCGGCGGGCTATACGTTGGTGGACAGCGCCGGCTCCCGGCCCTTCCCCCAAACCTACAATTCCGCGACCGGGACCGTGAACGATGGCAGCGCCGACTACGTGGTGCGGGGCGGCACCTTGGCGGGCCTCCTCTCGACCCACGCCGCCTATGAGAACCAGAAGGCCACTCTGGACGGTCTGGCGAACTCGCTCAAGTCGCAGATCAACGGCATCCACTCCACCGGTTACAACTCCTATGGCGCGACCGGGGTCAACTTCTTCAACGACGGAGTCCCCCAGACCGGGGCTGCGGACTTCGACCTGACGACCGAGATCAAGAGTGACGTCAAGAACATCGCCGCGGGCATGACCGCCAATCCGGGCGACGGCGCGATGGCCCAAGCCCTGGCCGGACTTCGCGACACGGCCATCACCGGCCTGGGGAACGTCACGTTCCACGACTACTGGCGGGACAACGTCAGCAAGCTCTCCGGCGAGGTCAACTACTACAGTTCGCTCGCCGACACCGAGCGGTCGGTCAACGAACAGATCCAGAACCGGATCCAGGCGGTTTCCGGCGTTTCCATCGACGATGAGATGGCGGACATGGTCAAGTTTCAGCGGAGCTACCAAGCGGCCGCTCGGGCGCTCACGATTTTCGACCAGGTCGCGGAAGACCTGATCAGCATGGTCCGCAGGTGA
- the flgN gene encoding flagellar export chaperone FlgN, translating into MTTTTKKTKALEALWWDWLSTSERLLRSLHEQTAALTLRDPDRVARIQPELDAMMALMEDIDARALACAKELAEELGREPNLRSLVQGLDRAEGMSLQAVANRVIVVARNVQDVVAKNRALIENEIEYFNGTTALIAKAAAEQQGPYGPPEPVTNVVMNQAA; encoded by the coding sequence ATGACCACGACCACAAAGAAGACCAAGGCCCTCGAGGCCCTCTGGTGGGATTGGCTCAGCACCTCTGAGAGGCTGCTCCGATCCCTCCACGAACAGACCGCGGCGCTCACCTTGCGCGATCCGGACCGGGTCGCCCGCATCCAGCCCGAACTGGACGCGATGATGGCGCTGATGGAGGATATCGATGCCCGTGCGCTTGCCTGTGCCAAAGAGCTGGCCGAAGAACTGGGTCGCGAGCCCAACCTTCGAAGCTTGGTGCAGGGACTTGACCGCGCCGAAGGCATGAGCCTCCAAGCCGTCGCGAACCGCGTCATCGTCGTGGCCCGGAACGTTCAAGACGTCGTGGCGAAGAACCGTGCCCTCATCGAGAACGAGATCGAGTACTTCAACGGCACCACCGCCTTGATCGCCAAGGCGGCCGCGGAACAGCAAGGGCCGTACGGACCGCCCGAACCTGTGACAAACGTCGTTATGAACCAGGCGGCCTGA
- a CDS encoding flagellar basal body P-ring protein FlgI, which translates to MKTRTTTTLALIVLSALAIGQGAAAQGQQSTGQVPPLTPQQIADVKKLLEEKEKAERQAVREAELEGVRVRLGDIGQFRGARRNVLTGIGLVVGLAGTGDTKSTPWTQTLISNYLSRWGTIVDQAQVKGKNIATVMVTAELPPFIAPGSRVDLTVSSNGDAKSLQGGVLLPTTLASMTDADTVMAVGYGAVSIGGFDASSGGSGSRKNHPTVGVISGGATVEKSVPTQFVFEGGVMYFDLDKPDFTTAERTAATLRDQFPGYQVTALDGATVKIVAPSGESPTFVAQQVEATEVLANTPASVVVNERTGTIVVGGNVRLGPAVIAHGSFEVRITTDYVISQPAPFSQGETVVIAVPQVDAGETRAQVQLVPPGATLEDLSRIFQALKVSARDVIAILMALQKQGALKARIEVQ; encoded by the coding sequence ATGAAAACGCGAACCACCACGACCCTTGCGCTCATCGTGCTCAGTGCCCTGGCTATCGGGCAAGGCGCCGCCGCGCAAGGACAGCAGTCGACAGGGCAGGTCCCGCCCTTGACCCCGCAACAGATCGCCGACGTGAAGAAGCTCCTCGAGGAGAAGGAGAAGGCCGAGCGCCAAGCGGTCCGCGAAGCGGAACTGGAAGGCGTCCGGGTGCGGCTCGGCGATATCGGCCAGTTCCGCGGCGCCCGGCGCAACGTCCTCACGGGCATCGGCTTGGTCGTCGGCTTGGCCGGGACGGGCGACACCAAGTCCACGCCCTGGACGCAGACGCTTATCAGTAACTACTTAAGCCGCTGGGGCACGATCGTGGACCAGGCTCAAGTGAAAGGCAAGAACATCGCCACCGTTATGGTGACGGCGGAGCTTCCGCCCTTCATCGCGCCCGGCTCGCGGGTCGACCTTACGGTGAGTTCGAACGGCGACGCCAAGAGCCTCCAAGGCGGCGTGCTCCTGCCGACGACGCTCGCCTCCATGACGGACGCGGACACGGTGATGGCGGTGGGCTACGGTGCCGTGAGCATCGGCGGCTTCGACGCCTCTTCCGGGGGTTCCGGCAGCCGGAAGAACCACCCGACGGTCGGCGTGATCTCGGGCGGGGCGACGGTCGAGAAGAGCGTCCCGACCCAATTCGTCTTCGAAGGGGGGGTGATGTACTTCGACCTGGACAAGCCGGACTTTACGACGGCGGAACGAACGGCGGCCACCCTCCGCGACCAGTTCCCGGGCTATCAAGTGACGGCCTTGGACGGGGCGACGGTGAAGATCGTGGCGCCGAGCGGGGAGAGCCCGACGTTCGTGGCGCAGCAGGTCGAGGCGACCGAAGTCCTGGCGAACACGCCGGCCAGCGTCGTGGTGAACGAGCGGACCGGCACCATCGTGGTCGGCGGCAACGTGCGGCTCGGCCCGGCAGTCATCGCCCACGGCTCTTTCGAAGTCCGCATCACGACGGACTACGTGATCAGCCAGCCCGCCCCGTTCTCCCAGGGGGAGACGGTCGTCATCGCAGTGCCGCAGGTGGATGCGGGCGAGACGAGGGCCCAAGTCCAGCTCGTGCCGCCCGGCGCCACTTTGGAAGACCTCTCGCGGATCTTCCAGGCCCTGAAAGTTTCCGCCCGGGACGTCATCGCCATCTTGATGGCCTTGCAAAAGCAGGGCGCCCTGAAAGCGAGGATCGAAGTCCAATGA